A single window of Culicoides brevitarsis isolate CSIRO-B50_1 chromosome 3, AGI_CSIRO_Cbre_v1, whole genome shotgun sequence DNA harbors:
- the LOC134836156 gene encoding probable cytochrome P450 9f2, with the protein MELILSIIFFLTLFFALYKYLTFNFNYFRDHNVPHKKPVPFFGNQFKFFAKKQSIPDFLLDIGNEFRDEAYVGFYECRTPTLFILSPDAIKQICIKNFDNFVNHPAFSESETDDLLLSSVFFMKDQRWRDMRGTLSPAFTGSKMRIMFDLVRDCAENLVSYCNEKCQENNGLMTFRPKDLFSKVSMDIICTCAFGLQNDSLRNPQNQLYQMFSRIMDMTGIKTVLKFFVMILSKDLANWLGVSFLPNDTSNFIKKLVSDTISYRKKTQEYRPDVIQLLIEAMEGKLKHEDNTKNDDESFAIVKESEIDKKGGRRDWSDVEIAAQCFIFLIGGFDTTSNLFNFISYQLAVDPEIQEQLYEEVRETQTRLNGAPVTYDDIQKMQYLDAFICECLRKYPPMLQIDRICNKETVIHDGKGNSFKIPIGMKVNMNPFATHYNPKYFPNPEKFDPQRFLGENKKKIDPYSFISFGVGPRACVGSRFAMMQTKLILYHVVANFAFEVTEKTGIPMRFVKEFRLEPERPIVGLRKRSS; encoded by the exons ATGGAACTCATATTGtcgattatattttttctaacgcTATTTTTTGcgctttataaatatttgaccttcaatttcaattattttcggGACCACAATGTGCCTCATAAAAAGCCCGTGCCGTTTTTTGGGAaccaattcaaatttttcgccAAAAAACAATCGATTCCTGATTTTTTGCTGGACATCGGAAATGAATTTCGAGACGAGGCGTATGTCGGCTTCTATGAATGCAGAACACCAACGTTGTTTATTTTGAGCCCGGATGCCATCAAGCAGATTTGCATaaagaattttgataatttcgtAAATCATCCAGCATTTTCGGAATCAGAGACGGATGACCTTCTGTTAAGTTCTgtcttttttatgaaagatcAGAGATGGCGTGATATGCGTGGAACACTGAGTCCCGCCTTCACTGGCTCCAAAATGCGGATAATGTTTGACTTAGTTCGAGATTGCGCGGAAAATCTTGTTTCTTACTGCAacgaaaaatgtcaagaaaatAACGGTTTAATGACATTCCGACCAAAAGATTTGTTCTCAAAAGTCAGCATGGATATCATTTGTACGTGTGCTTTCGGATTGCAAAATGACTCGTTGCGAAATCCACAAAATCAGTTGTATCAGATGTTTAGTAGAATTATGGACATGACTGGTATCAAAAcggtgttaaaatttttcgtgatgATTTTATCCAAAGATCTAGCCAATTGGCTCGGAGTTTCTTTTTTACCGAATGACACGagtaatttcatcaaaaagttgGTTTCTGACACGATTTCATACCGGAAAAAGACCCAAGAATACCGTCCAGATGTCATCCAACTCTTAATCGAGGCCATGGAAGGCAAGTTGAAGCATGAAGATAACACCAAAAATGACGACGAAAGCTTTGCCATCGTCAAGGAATctgaaattgataagaaaGGTGGACGACGCGATTGGTCTGATGTAGAAATTGCCGCtcaatgtttcatttttttaattggtgGATTTGACACGACCTCGAatctgtttaattttatttcttatcagTTGGCTGTCGATCCGGAAATTCAAGAGCAATTGTATGAGGAAGTAAGAGAAACGCAAACGAGACTAAATGGTGCCCCAGTTACTTATGAtgacattcaaaaaatgcaatatttgGACGCATTTATTTGCGAATGTCTCCGAAAATATCCCCCAATGTTGCAAATTGATCGTATCTGTAACAAAGAAACTGTCATTCATGACGGCAAAGGAAATAGCTTTAAAATTCCCATTGGCATGAAAGTCAATATGAATCCATTTGCAACACATTATAATCCAAAGTACTTTCCGAATCCGGAAAAATTTGACCCGCAACGGTTTTTGggggaaaataaaaagaaaattgatccATATTCTTTTATTAGTTTTGGAGTGGGACCCCGGGCGTGTGTcg gatCTAGGTTCGCGATGATGCAAACAAAGCTGATTTTGTATCATGTGGTGGCAAACTTCGCATTTGAAGTGACCGAAAAAACTGGAATTCCAATGAGATTTGTTAAGGAATTCAGATTGGAGCCAGAACGTCCTATTGTTGGGCTGAGAAAACGTTCATCgtga